CAGGTCCTGCTCGCGGGCCggggcggtggcggccgaggccgaggaggccatgtAGCTGAGAAAGCCGCTAAAGTCAAGCTCCTCCGGGGCGGCCCCCGTGGCCAAGGCCGTGAGACAGTCGGCCGTCTCTTCGGCCTGGACGTTCTTCACAAAAGACGCTATTTGCTCCTTGTGCCACTTCTGgtcggcctggccggcgTGGGCGTTGAATATCTTGGTCAGATGGGGGAGAACGGAGTCCTTGAGCGTCTTGACGGTGCGCTGCGACTCGCtggcaccgccgccggcctgggctTGGAGCGGTGGCCTGGTTGTCGTTTTGTTGTCGGCCGTGGTGACCGCAGGCTGGGCTACGGTGTCTTCCATGGTTATCGATGTTGATGTCGTGAGGCGGTGAGGGTTGAGGGTCGAGTGGGTGGGTGTAACAGAAGCGACTGAGAGTAAACTCCAGAGTGGAGAGGAGGTGGGAGGGTGGGAGAAAGCGAGGCAAGCAGAGAGGTGAGACGACGAGATACAAATCAGCGTCTCTCGCGTGCTGGCTTCAACTCAATCACTAAGCGTCAATAGTGTGAGCTTGTGATAAGGAAGACGTAGAGTCCGAGGTAGGTAGGTCGAGCTAGGTCGAGCTAGCTACTGATGTATGTGCTGTATCACTCGGCTCGCTATCCCGGACTTGCTTGATATATGTGGGCGGGCTTCCCTTACGTCGACCCGCCAAGCTCCCGCAGCTTCGgtagagggggaggggggggaaggatAATCTTGTTTTGACCCGctcccctccttctcgttGGTACAACAAGAAAGAAATAGGGAAACCGACGATCCAGTCAGTTTCAGCTTGGCAAGGGTGGCACAGAAGCCGAGTGGTTCTTCCTGGGGCGGTCGGTATGAGAGGGCTCTGTCTCTCCAAAGCCCAGTGGCTCTTGACTTCGTGGCAGCTCCTGGAATGGGTAGCTAGCGGGGGTGGTGTCGGGGTGTGTGCGGTGAGTCCCCTCGTGTGGTTCGGGGGGATGTCGTTGcagggtcttctttcttttcttctggCGGTAAAGTGAACCCTTCCCCAGCGGGCCATCCAGTCCAGACCGTCTGACAGCAAACCTCCCCGCTTATCGATAGTGCCAACCCCCGCCATTCACCCCTCACTTTAGTACTCTTTGCCAGGTCTCCGTGTGTTACCCCTGCCCTGAGCTTCACCTCGTAGAGAAACCTCTGGAATGACGGTTGAGAGGACTTGTGGTTAATAGCATCTCAAAACCAAAGACCGCTACTGTTGGAGTGAACTCATATAGTCCGACACCATCTATTGCCAAGATATGCACGACTCCCGTCTCCCCCACGAGCATGAGCATGAACGTCCAAAATACCAGGAACGGCCCGCACCCGTTCGAGTGGGCCAAAGCTCACGCGCTCATGCTGGTGCTCACAATCACGTTCATCCCGGCTCATTTGATACCTACCGTCTTCGACCCGACCCAAcaacgagagagagggatcCAGTTTCTTTCTGTTCAAAACAATACCCAATGTTGTTCTTATATATAGATATATGTAACCAAAAAAATAGTTCGCTCATAATTGTCGTCAGGTCGTAAGGCGTGATAGGGGTAGTTTTATGCACATGTCCATCCACCATtcaccccctcccttcttcgTCAGAAAGTTAAAATCCGCAACTTTTTAAGGTCTGTTTTCACAATGAGGTCGCGTCTTTCACGCTCTTTCGCTTCCCTCTGACAACCCTCACGTCGACCGAGCTGCAGGGTGCCTTCATGGCCGTATGGGCGACGTGACCGACGTCCACGTGTTGGCCTTGCTCATCGTCCGCTTCCGCATCATGGCCATGATGTCCGCCTCCATGTGCTCAATGTTCTTCTCCAGATCCGCATCTTCGGAGGCGAACTTGCCCTCGCGCCGCCGGTCGAACACGATCCacccgccgacgatgacgattGTCAAAGGTATCGTGATGGCGAAGTACACCCAGAGTTCCTTGGAGATGACCGGGTCCGCTCCTGTTCCGCGGGTGTCAGCCGTGGTGATCCGCGGTACCTCGCCAATGGCCAGCCTTCAAGTGCTAGACCGTCAAGGATCCAAAACTCACCGTTTCCGAAATCGAAAAACGTCATACTGAAAACAGACGCGAGAAAGGTCCCTGGCAGGAACACGGCACCGAGCAGTGAGATGGTCTTCATCGCCGTGCTGTCCCGCTTGCTGGCGTGCGCCAGTCTACGCTGCTCACCGGCCATCTGAAACTGAATCTTGGACTCTCGCTGAGAGAGCAGGTTGTATAGCTGTTCTCGATTGTTAGCATCACAGCCAGCAGTTTTCATCAAACGGGACCTCCCGAGACcaggaaaaaaaaaccgtACCGCACTCCGCTGGATGTGTAGCCTCTCCAACGTCGTCGCCTGGTAATTCTCAATGCCCTTGAGCTTCAGCCGGTAAAAGTCTAACCTGGCAATCATGCTCCGGTGCAGCTTGTCCAGGTCGGGCGTGAGGTGGTCGGCAGGCACCTTCTCCTTGAACTTATGCAGCccggcctcgatctcctTGACGATCTCCAGGTACGCCTGCGGCCGCTTCCACAGCACCTGACTATGACACTCGACGAGGTCACGGCTGATGGCGTCCACCTCGAGGTACCCGTCCTTGCTGACATAcccttcctcgtcctcgatctCGTTGCGCATGCTGACGGCGTGCTCGAGCTTGCGCAGCCAGTCGCGGGCGTCGCGCTGCTTCTGGTCGTTCTGCGACGACAGGTCGTGCGATAGGATAATGATGGGCAAGAGCATCGGGTGGCCCACCTGACGCGCGCAGAACGTAAGGTGTTGGATCGCTGCGACGATGTCGGAGCTCGGTGTGCCCTTGACGTAGCCCGACGTGATGCCGTTGCTAAAGCAATGCGAGAGCATAATCTCCCACCCGCGCGTCTTCCCCTTTTTACGGACGTCGGACTTGCGGAAGATGATTTCTGGGACGGCTGGTCAGTAATGGCAAAAGCCAATCGGGTCACTGCAATCGGCAACACCAACGTAGAGTGGGatcatcgtcgtcttggtcATAGGCACACCAGAAGAATGGCCCGACGACGCTGGTGCCCTCGATGGCTCTGAAGGGCAACCGCATGGCGCGGACCATGGACTGGTAGGCATCTGCCGTGAAGGTAATTGTATGCGGCGTAAATGTGTCCTTGTGCTTGGCATTCTTCTGGAGTCTGTCCAAGTGTCAGtcagcccccctccccacgACCTCTCACACCGAATGCTTGGTGGATGTTTACGCACACTAATCGAATGCCGTTGAGCAGTTTGACGTCCTCTTTGACCTTTGCCGGCTCGAACGCGCCCTGGAGGAACAGGATTATCAGCCGCGCCGATTCTCATCGAAAGCCTCTCACGAAGGATTGCGGCTGTGTTTATTGTCACAAAGTCTTACATACCCGTCGGTGGAGGAAGTTGTCAAATTCGTCCATGGTTAGAGGGTGCTCCTCGCACGTGTTGTAGAACGGGTCCTGAAAGTCAATTGGTTTTAGTCTCTCGCTGTTCATGGAGAAACCGCGTTTCCGCGCCTGTGGCCCGTTCATCCAGCTATGTCATGCCGTCTCTCGGGCAAGAAAAAGTAAGAGGCATCTAACTCGGAACTCACCGAATAGTTGAGAATTTCAACATAATGCGTCGCCTCCGAGATCTGGCGGCACTTGCTGACATGCTCGCGGAACATGTAGTCGTCCATCTTGAGCtccctacctaggtaggtactaaggtaggtaggtatatATCAATTGAGCCAGCAGATACGACATAGACCATAAAACGCTAATTGACACAGTTCCTCGACTTCGGCGGAGGGACAGGaaaacagcagcagcagcagcagcagcagcagcaacaacaaacAAGGCTACACCAAACGGCaaaggaaagagagagagggagaggaagagagagaaagaaaaaagagtTTTGGAGGCTCCTGCAGGTCGACCTCATGGCTCCAGACGGACTCCTTTCATAAGCCGCCCAGCCCCGTGACTTTGCACCATTGTCTGCACCGATTGCAGCGGTCCATGTCGAGGGGGGCGGTCTCCTGGCAAGCCTGGGTCTCGGGTCTTGGGACCCAGGTCCAGTCCGGCCCATATCCAACTAGGTATCTCACTGgacctacctaggtacctacctgtATGCAACCTGCACTCTGCCCGTCTCGCAATTGGCCAAgaccactaccaccacccacaGCGAAATCGCCCACTTTCGACGGGGACCTTCTTCACCTTGCCACGGGTGTTTGTGCACTTTCGTGTGATGAGAATCTGGACAGGGGATTCCGGCGGGTATTTCAGATCGTCTACAAATACGCATACATAGATACCCTACATGGTGTATCAAACGACCTAAGAACGTGAATCTCCTGATGCCCGCCCAGAGTTGAAGCCTTGTCCCTAACTAGGTAAGTAGACTAACTACTACTAAGATAAGTACTGTCAAGAGGAGTTAAGACCACCCGTCCGTCCCGCGGCCCTGGCGAAGAATCCCCGCACTCCACCCTGTCACCGCCAGAACGAACCGCTGTTTCTCTCTGCAATAATAGGCTTGGAtaagggggagggggggctcTGGAGCTTGTTTGAACGCTTAGTTAGCTCACGGcgtggggggaaggggacaCTGTGACCCAACACCAATAGCGCGAGGGACCAGCTGGTTAATTCATCTTGGAGTTAGGAGTGGATAGAGAGGTTCCTCGGAAATCACCCCCGAGACTCCTGCACAACATGCATGCTTGATTTCCATTGCATTCCCACATGGCGCCCGTCATTTGTGTTGTTGCAGACGCCGACCGCCAATTAGTACAGCTTCGCTCTGGCCATTCATCATTCTCTCTTCGAGAAAACTAGTTCATCCGCCAAGTCCCACGCCTGGcggcctcccctcccctttcaGTGACAATCCGGACCATCATGCCCCATCTCTCGCCCCCTGCCTACTCGCCTCACCTTCACTTTGAAACATAATTGCTGTTAGGTATTGATGTAACCGAGGGATACGATGACAAGTCTGCTCTTGTTGCACTTTTCCAATCTCCAGGACCGTTCGAGCCTTCACCTTAAagtcccccctcctcccatgTTATTGCTTTCCGAACCGTTTTCCAAACCGTCGACCGGGCGCCCAAAGCAGTGCAGACGCCAACATCGATACCTCCAAAGGCTGCCAAGCGCCCTCTACTACTCGAACACTGCTTGCGGGCCGGGACACGCAAGCACGCAGCTTCCGCGGCAATTCACAACCCCCTCCGAGCGAGACATTAGAAATCGGTGAATAGATGGCCGTATCTGGAATGTCACGTTAGCAACATCCCTAATCACGCACTCAAGGGGGCGAACCCACTCGTCGTGTCCGGATGAGCCGTATCGTTCGGGATCCTCAGGATACCTGTCGAACTGGCTAGCGTCACccgcgccggccttgacCGGGGGCGTGTAGGGTGCGTCAATGTCTTTGCGGGCGAGCCTGTCCCACGTAACCTCCGTGAACCACGGATGGTTCTTGACATCGTTCGGTCCGGCATACAGGTTACCCAACCGCTTGGTGAGATCCGCCGTGATCAGTTTCTCCAGAAGGTCCTGGGCATCCGGGTTGATGTAGGCAGGGTACTTCACCTTGCCCTTGAGGATGTTTTCGTAGATCTTCATTGGCGACCCGCTGTCCCAAAACGGCGTGTACCCGCACAGCATCTCGTATATCAAAATTCCCAGAGACCACCTGCGACCGGGGGTTAACGCTTGCGAGAGAAAGCAAAACATTGCTGTCTCGGCCAAAGGACACCTTACCAGTCTACCGATTTGTTGTAACCCTTGTTCGAGACGACCTCGGGCGCCAAGTAGTCGGGGGTACCGCAAAGCGTCCATGTCTTGTCTGGCACTCGCTTGGCAAAACCAAAATCTGTTATCTTCAGGTGCCCATGCCGGTCGAGCAGCAGATTCTCGGGCTTGAGATCTCTGTAGATGATGTTCCTCGAGTGCAAATATTCGAGTGCTAACGTGACTTCGGCGGCGTAGAATTTCGCGACAGGGTTAGGGAAGCGCTGCGAGCAGAGAGAGGGCCGAGTTAGCTCGGACGGGGGCAGGATGAGGGCGGGAAGCATTTAAAATTGCACATACCCCGGATTTTCTTAGCAGCGAAAACAGCTCACCACCTTCAACAAAGTCCATCACCATGTACAGGTTCTTGGAGTCCTGGAACGTGCCCCACAACGTGATCAGGAAGGGGTGCTTGACTTCGCCCAGCATCTTCCTCTCGTCATTGGTGTGTTCGACCTGCTTCATCTTGACGACCTGcgccttcttcaacaccTTGACGGCATAGAAGCGCTGGTTGTGTTTGGACTGAACCAGGTGCACTCTTCCGAAACTACCAGTCCCCAGCGTCCGCAGGATGTCAAAGTCGGTCAATGTATATTTCCCCTTGGTCTGACGGACCTGCTGGTCCaccgcctgctgctgcatgccgaactgttgttgttgttgttgttgttgttgttgttgctgttgttgctgctgttgctgctgctgcggcggcggcgggtgcaGCATCGACTGGGCTTGCTGCTGTTGCAGTCTGGCTGGATCGGTTCCGGGGCTCGGGTTCGGCTGGGAGGATTGGGTCGGCTGGGCTAGGTAGTTATGGCCGTTGTTTGAACCGTCTTGCTGAGTCGGGTTGATTaggttgttgatgctggGGAGGTTCTGCTGCGATCCGGCAGGGTGGTTGTAGGGTGGCTGGCTGGGCGGATGGACGGTGACGGGGTacatctgctgctgcttcgcCGCCTCGGACGAAGCCGGATCGTCGTGCTGCTTCAGCCCGTGCTGGGAATTGGATGACAGCGAGGAAATAGTGGTCGAGATGGAACTGTCAAAGGGCTTCGATGAGGTAGGCGTTACCGGGCTGGTGGGTAGACTGGAGCCTTGAGAGTCCTGATTGGCCTCCCTCGTCCGTTTTTTCTTGAGGAAGCCGAGGGTAGGCATATGAGCGtcggagggggggtggaagAAGGGCTGCGTGCCCCTTGAGGAAGTGACGGGGCGGGCGTAAAAGCAGGTTGGGACCTACGACGTTTGCAGTTTGGTTATGGAGGACGGAATAGTCGCAAAGTGACCCGTCGGTTCAAGGAAGAGCCCGGTTGAGCTCGTTGTTGCTTTGGGGGCAAAGTGAGCAGTGAATTGGCCCAAAAGAGGATCGCGGGGAAAGCTGAGCTGTGCTTctccagcagctgcagctgcagcaagTGAAGTGGGAAAGCCGCGCCTATTGTCGTCAGGAACAATGGGGCCAGGTTGACGTAGGCtttggaggagaagggccaAAGGAACGTCTGTCAAGAGGCGACGGGAGACTCTTGCAATTGGGGAAAATACGTACAAGTATCGAGGAATGGATTCTACAAAGATGCAAGTAGCCGGGCCGTTGGCAGCAAGGCAAAAGTCAGGCAATTTGGTGATGGATGGAATTCTCGCGCAGACGGCAGAGCGGGACAAGCGGGAGCCTCTATTTGGTTTGCGCTGGGCCACATATGGTGTAAGTTTTCCGCCGCAGATCGGAAGTCTAACCAATGGGGGACGAATTGCAAGGTTCGAGAGGTGGCAGTCCCACGACACGAGCCATGAAATATAGCAAGAGAAGCGAGGAAAACAAGCCGCACCTAacaaaggaggaggggggaaagaggTGGAAGAAGAATACGACAAGAGAGCAGAACGGGGAGAGCGGGCGGGCGTCAGATGGAATGGAGGGGGAAGAACGTACACAAACTGATTCAAaagctggcggcggcgccgtttCTTTCAGGGGTTCCCTTTTCCCCAGACCGAACGAGACTGCGAGAGTGACAGAAGGGCCCGTAAGGCCAGACGGGAGAAGAATTGTTGGCTCGTCTCTGCCCTCGGTTTCTTTCGTTattccctcttcttttccttcctgACCAAGAGACAGCCAGATCGATTGATTGACAGCGGCGGCTCCGTCTGAAGGTTTCGGGGACGACAGGGCCAGCTGGGCGACGGGTGCAGGATCCGTTACTCTGTTTGGGCGAAGTGCGGGTGGGCGGAGTAGGTGGAAAGGCAGGCAGGTGCCGAAGGAGGTGGTGACTGAGTCGTTGCGCACCCGATAACTGGAGACTGGATGGGGACCTGAGAAGATTAAACGACAAGCTCGCGCGGTCAGGTAGCGAGCAATTGGGTCGTGCTGTATGACACCAGGGAGCTCCTCCGTGTGATGATTCGTCCAGGAAGCCAAAGTTGTCGCAGGGTAGCTAATTGGGTGAAGGTGGAAAACGAGAGAAAATAGAATAAATAAAGGTCAGGGGAGCGAGCAGATGGAGTGGTGGGAAGGGAAAGAGGATagagaaaaaagagacaGCTCAAGCTGAGGTCGATACTGATGATGTAGTAGCAGAGGGTTATTTGGCACCTAGACAGACAGAGCTACCTCACTTTTGCTGTCTGCGTCTGCGGCGTCTGCTGCGTACGGATACAGTagtgaggggggggaggggaacgACGGGAGGGGCAGCTTCTGGCCGCGGCCGTGATGGTGGAGGAAGTGGGCATGTAAAGTGGGCGGAGGCGGAAGTGGTTCAGTCTGGTTTGACGCCCGCGTTTACTTGGACGGGAACggcatggggggggggcagggacGGCGAGAGCACAGGCTGGGCAGGCCGAGTAATGTACGAAGGTTGGTGCAGTCGACTGCAGCATCCGTAGCGGCGTAGGGTACCTACTGTCTAATTGGGGGCACAGCCGAGATCAAGACAATTGCTGAGGACGAGAACCAAGACGACGATCCAGCCCCATAGGCAGGTAGTTCATGGTTCCGATGGGGCTGGATACAGAGACGACAGAGACAGAGGCCGAGACAGAGATAGAGTCGGGTGGGAAGCAGCATGTGTTGACAATCATAATGCAGGACTCGGTTACTTGTCCACGCGTTCGTTCGACTGGTTGGTGAACAACAACAGGTTCGTCTATGGTTTGGCAACGATGTGACTTGGTCACCGGGGCAGTAGTGGCATTAGCTGGCATCGATGTCTTGCCCGAATTTCTCTACACCTTCATCTCAACCCGAGGCATGTCGCTTCATTCATCGTTGCTCTGAAGCTACCGACAAATtgctctgctgctgctgctgctgctgctgtcgccACCAACGAGATTTCATGCGTGTGCCAAGTTCAACAAACAACAAGCTTGCGAGCAGGCCCAGCTGAGGTGGGGTAGGGGTAAAGCAAAGCCAAATACGGATAAACTGACGTGAATCTCGACAAGTCACAGGTACCCGGGTCGATATCGAGTTCTAAGCTGGATCGAGCCACCTAGCCAACTACCAGTGCAAGTCTCCCTCATTCCTCCAGCTGCCGGGTTCGATGTTGATgccgatgtcgatgtcgatgtgTGCGGACAAACCAAAGGTGATGCGAAGGCGCGGGGTCATGATGCTTCTGCCCTGGATCTGCCTTACGTAGCTAGCCTGAGTACTCACGCCATGCACCTTGGCGTGACAGCCAAAACCCCAGCCAGAGCCGTCCGACACCTCTCTGTCGCAAGTGCGAGGTATCCCTCCCCAGAGGCGATTTCAAGGCCCAGTGCAGTGCCCATTCCAACCTCACCTAAAATAGTGGGAGACACAGAGACACACGGCACCTTGGCCGGCGGCCCTTCATCTCATTCTCAGCTGCTGAGCCAGTTGtctcccctcttcctcctcctcgagtcGTCTCCGCCACTGGGCGTTACATGCCTAGGTACCCGTCCGCGCAGAGGTACGTACCCCGAAGACTCCGCACGCGCTCGCGCTCAACCGCAACCTACCTTTCCACGCTACGCCGCGAATGTAACAAGACTTTGGATCATCGAATTCAATTCCTCTTCCCCTCACCCTCACGTTCCCGTctgcccgtcgccgtcctcaaCAACGCGAGTCCGCACTAGTCAGCGATCGTTCCTCACCTCTTCCAAGTTACAACATGCACTACAAACACCCATCTCTGCAGGTCGCGCCATCCGGCACACGCCTTCTACCGTCATCTTCCTTACCCAAACCTTAACCAGCTTAAACCCTCCTTTCCCCTCTGTCCCCAAACCAGCTTCAATGGGCCTCCGCGGTCCTCGCAGAACCTCGCCGAGTGCTCGCTCAGACCCGGCGTCGACAGCACCCCCGCTATGTGTCTCGTCTCCCCGGCCAGCCCCCGGATGGTAAATGAAACAAAGAACAAACCAAAACAGGGAGGAAATCAAAACGCTCACGTTCCCTTCCCTGGCAAAGAGGTAGGAGGAGATGCCGTATGCTCAATCCATCGACGGGAATCTGCATGCAAAGCCGGATTCCCATCCAAGCGTTTGTGGGACGGTCACCCCTCCTCTTGCCACACTCGTCCCGGATCCCGGGTCAACCTGCATTCCAGCCCTGTCCAATGAGGAGCtcgtatgtgtgtgtgcgtgttGGCTGCCGGCCTGGACACGCTTCCCGATACCAGACGCGCCGGGAACGGCCGAATCGCTCCCGGCGGCAGTTCTCTCCCCAGCTCTCCATCTATGCGACTTCGCTCAATGATCGATGCAACCGGCGGTAACCTTGGAGTCGGGTTCGCCTCATCCAGCTTCCATCGGTGGTCCGAAATCGTGCTGAACCTCACCGTGCCTGGCTGTCATGTTGTCTTGCGGCCGGCACCTTGAGCAGCTAGCCTGATAATCCCATCATCAAAGAAATTGAAAACCAGTACATTCCCTTCCTCTCGGTGCCGCCCGCATGCCCGCACCTCCAACTAACCCCCACGCGCTCTATCTGGACGACAGGGTCGGTCATCTCGCCGAGGGCTATCCGGACTCGTTTCTTTATTGGTCCTTTTGGCAGCTTCGCCAGAGCGGTCCTCTCAGACATCGCTGTGTCATTTGTCTAGGAGTCTCAACCCCATTTCAAGTAGAAATGCCGCTTAAAattcctcctcctcaaccgACGTCCCTGCCTAACCAAGACTCTCGTCGGCAAGTAACCTGGATACGGCGCATTCCACAGGCATCATCCATTCGCCGGCCAACCGTCGTACAATACAATTGAATTCATCTCTCAGACTGAGTTATTCGTTAAATAGAGAAAAGGTAGGAGACATGGGCGAAAAAGAGGGCGCCAACCATAAAAACTCGGTTTCCGACCCTTCGACCTTCACCCATGTCAAAGATGTGAGTTGGTGTTGCCTGCGTTGGTATGTACGACGTCAATCATCCCCTCGAATCAACCAACTGCTGGGTCCCCTTTCTTTTCATTCTCCTCTTAAAACAGAACCCCACATCGCCAGTCGTTTTCCACATGCGAAACTTAGAAACGATGTCTCTTATCGCTCTTCGCCCTCCAGGCCGTGTAGCCGACGTAACCGCCACCGAGGACgccaaagaagaggaagatcTTGAAAAAGGTCCATGTccagctgccgccgccgctctcctTCGTAATCGAGGAtcccttcttgcccttgccgcTACCGGGGGTcgtcttgctgctgctcttgcCGGCCTGCGTGGTGTAGAGGTTCTTCGCCTGCACGGAGATGATGTCGTGGTTATCGCTCagctcgcccgtctcggcgcTGAAGCCTAGGTAAGCGATCTGAGGGATGGCGGGGGGCTCGCTGGTCTCGAAGCACAAGGTCCACTCGCCCTCGCTCTTGTACTGCAGCTCCAGCTTGAGGAGCTTGTCCTGGAAGTACGTGACTTTGGCCTTTGTGGGCACGCTGGCGTGGCGGATGCCGCGGGCGGAGCAGCCAGCTAGCTCCGTGTTCTTGCCGTCGTTGTCCTTGTCGTAAGGGGtcttgccgtcgccgtacaTGGCCATGACGTAGGGGAAGACAGTACCGGGGCGGTTGTTCTTGTACGTGTCGAagaagatgccgaggccTTCAAAGTTGTCCGGGCTGCCGAAAACGGGACCAGCCTGGGCGCGGCTTTTGGTCACCCACATGGCGAAACCGTCGCCGTAGAGCTGGTTCTTGCCGTGGATCTTGAACTCGACCTCGATCTCCCAGTTGGTCGCTGTCAAGGGTACTCTCGAGAAGAGCCATCCGGTTTGCGACGGGCGGTCCGAGGTCAACCGGATGTACCTGTATTGTTTGCCTTTGTTTTAgcttctcttttcctcttctggTCTATATTTTTTAAACCGCTGCAAGAGGTGATCGCGACGTACGAGTCCGTTCGGACAATGGTGTCTCCTCCAAAGTCGTACCACCGACTTGCCATGTCGGAATCGAGGTAGGGCTATCGTTGAAAAATCTCAGCAAAGCACATTCAAAAGGGCGTAACATATGCAAGCGGGTGTCGCGAACCTGGTTCAGGGAGTGTGTTCGAAGCTAAGGAAGACACAGTAGAGTCAGCTTCATGTTGCGTATCAATTGCGCAATCCGTATCTGGTAAGAGTAGACGAACTGCAATGCTCTTGACTTCTCCATCATCCGCCTTCGCGGTGCCCATGGCCATTGCGGCCAGCCACAGGGCCGACAGTGACTGCCTGAACCACATGGCTGTTGCTAGCTCGAAatggaagagaaaaagaggaaaCTTGAAGAGAGAGCGCTCTTcacaaggaggagggaagggagaggaggagagcaaCGAGACGAAAAAGAGAGCCGCCGGTTGAGAAATGTTGTGTCCGTAGAGCCGCAAGGTCCAGCGACGAAAGACGTCGTTCGGCGGGAGTCcaaggtggtggtgggtttTGCTCGTGTGTCTCCTTCCCAGCCGTTAGCTGTCCTCTTTTTTTGGTCGATGGATCCTGATTCCTGGGGTTAGCACGTTTTGGAGCTTCCACCCCTGTTCTGCGCTAAGAAATGTTCAGCCAGGTACCTTGCCTAGGTACTAGTTACTCGCCAACACAGCGCTGTTCATACTGCTAAGAGGCGGGTCTTCTCGCTGTACGAACAATTCGAGGGTCAAGTCTTTCTTCCCCTGCGTCACTCGATCTGGAAGAAGCCACAGTCGCCTCAGGATTAAGGCCATAGACAAGAACGGCTTTAAGCCACAGCAGCCTTGCAGCACTAGCCACTCCAGCTTTTCAGCATCGAGTAATGCGAAGCTAGCCGGCTTTGCGAATTTCGGTGCGACAATCGTAGGTCAAAAACGTCACTTATTTTACGAACTCGATACAGCATCTCGAGACCCTAGCAATCCCCTACCAGTTCCCTCATACAACCGAAAATCAGCAGCCATGGACTCCGAATCTGTCAAACAGTCTGTCATGAAGCAAGTCCTCCAGGAGGCAAACTTGGCCAACGCTCGTGTTCTCATCGAGGTACACCGacagcccccctcccccccataAAGCCAAGGCGCATTGAGAATCAGGGACTAACGTGGTCAATGGTAAATAGAAACTTCAGGAGAACTGCTTCGAGAGGTGCGTGCCCAAGCCCGGCAGCTCTCTTTCCAGTGGCGAGACGACTTGCATGACCTCTTGCATGGAGAAGTACATGTCGGCATGGAACCAGGTCAACACCGCATACATCAACCGGATAAAGCAGGAGTCTAGCAACCCCAGCAACTTCGCGTAAAATCATCTACACGAATGAAGGAATTACGATAGAGGGATACAGGGGGCGGCTGCTCATCAtgtactactactactactactactgtACAACAAAACAACACCAAGGGGGCTATATGAAGCCCATTGGAAGCATCGATTGGGGGAGGGTATACATAAAGGAAGGAAAGACTTCTAGGCCGAATCTCTGCATCAAAAGTTTGGCATCA
The genomic region above belongs to Colletotrichum higginsianum IMI 349063 chromosome 2, whole genome shotgun sequence and contains:
- a CDS encoding Protein kinase translates to MDDYMFREHVSKCRQISEATHYVEILNYSARKRGFSMNSERLKPIDFQDPFYNTCEEHPLTMDEFDNFLHRRGAFEPAKVKEDVKLLNGIRLVLQKNAKHKDTFTPHTITFTADAYQSMVRAMRLPFRAIEGTSVVGPFFWCAYDQDDDDPTLPVPEIIFRKSDVRKKGKTRGWEIMLSHCFSNGITSGYVKGTPSSDIVAAIQHLTFCARQVGHPMLLPIIILSHDLSSQNDQKQRDARDWLRKLEHAVSMRNEIEDEEGYVSKDGYLEVDAISRDLVECHSQVLWKRPQAYLEIVKEIEAGLHKFKEKVPADHLTPDLDKLHRSMIARLDFYRLKLKGIENYQATTLERLHIQRSALYNLLSQRESKIQFQMAGEQRRLAHASKRDSTAMKTISLLGAVFLPGTFLASVFSMTFFDFGNGADPVISKELWVYFAITIPLTIVIVGGWIVFDRRREGKFASEDADLEKNIEHMEADIMAMMRKRTMSKANTWTSVTSPIRP
- a CDS encoding Catalytic subunit of cAMP-dependent protein kinase, encoding MPTLGFLKKKRTREANQDSQGSSLPTSPVTPTSSKPFDSSISTTISSLSSNSQHGLKQHDDPASSEAAKQQQMYPVTVHPPSQPPYNHPAGSQQNLPSINNLINPTQQDGSNNGHNYLAQPTQSSQPNPSPGTDPARLQQQQAQSMLHPPPPQQQQQQQQQQQQQQQQQQQQFGMQQQAVDQQVRQTKGKYTLTDFDILRTLGTGSFGRVHLVQSKHNQRFYAVKVLKKAQVVKMKQVEHTNDERKMLGEVKHPFLITLWGTFQDSKNLYMVMDFVEGGELFSLLRKSGRFPNPVAKFYAAEVTLALEYLHSRNIIYRDLKPENLLLDRHGHLKITDFGFAKRVPDKTWTLCGTPDYLAPEVVSNKGYNKSVDWWSLGILIYEMLCGYTPFWDSGSPMKIYENILKGKVKYPAYINPDAQDLLEKLITADLTKRLGNLYAGPNDVKNHPWFTEVTWDRLARKDIDAPYTPPVKAGAGDASQFDRYPEDPERYGSSGHDEWVRPLEYGHLFTDF
- a CDS encoding Legume-like lectin family protein translates to MWFRQSLSALWLAAMAMGTAKADDGEVKSIALRTHSLNQPYLDSDMASRWYDFGGDTIVRTDSYIRLTSDRPSQTGWLFSRVPLTATNWEIEVEFKIHGKNQLYGDGFAMWVTKSRAQAGPVFGSPDNFEGLGIFFDTYKNNRPGTVFPYVMAMYGDGKTPYDKDNDGKNTELAGCSARGIRHASVPTKAKVTYFQDKLLKLELQYKSEGEWTLCFETSEPPAIPQIAYLGFSAETGELSDNHDIISVQAKNLYTTQAGKSSSKTTPGSGKGKKGSSITKESGGGSWTWTFFKIFLFFGVLGGGYVGYTAWRAKSDKRHRF
- a CDS encoding Mitochondrial import inner membrane translocase subunit TIM13, whose protein sequence is MDSESVKQSVMKQVLQEANLANARVLIEKLQENCFERCVPKPGSSLSSGETTCMTSCMEKYMSAWNQVNTAYINRIKQESSNPSNFA